The following coding sequences lie in one Paramisgurnus dabryanus chromosome 16, PD_genome_1.1, whole genome shotgun sequence genomic window:
- the pmf1 gene encoding polyamine-modulated factor 1, with protein MEEPEKSRESISVENNEDKVGVSSTRRNDSVRSSQIKPRLKLFQKVMAKSLQWLVENAGFDRFSHYLQPLSQQNPQLTEAMHKQFISQLQTLVQKEIASVIEEGELKVKLEELDKLEELAKDISEPAWRPSGVPEQDVSSDLVSYYKKQEEYMRLQLKKLKKENAALAQKVQAGRESVTHTEQCIASAVEEWRASLQDLETFVLTPSQSESL; from the exons ATGGAGGAGCCCGAGAAGAGTCGTGAATCAATTTCTGTTGAAAATAATGAAGATAAAGTTGGTGTTTCTTCAACTCGCCGCAATGATTCGGTTAGGTCATCTCAAATTAAACCGAGACTTAAACTGTTTCAAAAAGTGATGGCTAAAAGTCTGCAGTGGCTAGTGGAGAACGCCGG TTTCGACAGATTTTCCCATTACCTTCAACCGCTGTCACAGCAAAACCCTCAGTTGACTGAAGCCATGCACAAGCAGTTCATCAGTCAGCTACAAACATTAGTACAG AAAGAAATTGCCAGCGTGATCGAGGAGGGGGAACTTAAAGTGAAACTTGAAGAGTTGGACAAACTGGAGGAGCTGGCTAAAGACATATCTGAACCTGCGTG GCGACCCAGTGGTGTTCCAGAGCAGGATGTGAGCAGTGACTTAGTGTCATATTATAAGAAGCAGGAGGAGTACATGAGACTACAGctaaagaaacttaaaaaagaaaatgctgCTCTTGCTCAGAAAGTGCAGGCCGGTCGAGAGAGCGtcacacacacagagcagtGCATCGCCTCAGCAGTGGAAGAATGGAGA GCTTCTCTTCAGGATCTGGAGACCTTTGTCTTGACACCTTCCCAGTCTGAGTCTTTATAG
- the tmx2a gene encoding thioredoxin-related transmembrane protein 2-A translates to MGLITGLFAIFYHLPRIYKWFFRPYYFLSLLMTLAFALVRNCPGLCEHLPSQREDGNSCAFDWREVEILMFLSAIVMMKNRRAVTVEQHLGNIFLFSKVANVVLFFRVDLRLGLLYIMLCVVFLIACKPPVYMGPEYITYFSDTTIDEELQRDGRVTWIVEFYANWSPECQSFAPIFAELSLKYSCINLKFGKVDIGQYGEVATRYRINPSPLSKQLPSLLLLQGGREFMRRPQVDNKGRAVAWSFTEENIIREFNLNEIFKKCKKHSKGEKVEEPMELQEEGPDAEEEPISLDGTKEQESKKDK, encoded by the exons ATGGGGTTAATTACAGGATTGTTTGCCATTTTTTACCATTTACCAAGGATATATAAATGGTTTTTTAGGCCTTATTATTTCTTATCATTGCTTATGACACTGGCCTTTGCTTTAGTACGGAACTGTCCGGGACTGTGTGAACATTTACCGTCTCAAAGAGAGGACGGCAACTCGTGCGCTTTTGACTGG AGAGAGGTGGAGATTTTAATGTTTCTCAGTGCTATAGTGATGATGAAGAATCGAAGAGCGG TAACTGTGGAGCAACATTTAGGGAATATATTTCTCTTCAGTAAGGTTGCTAATGTGGTGTTGTTCTTCAGAGTGGACCTGAGACTTGGTCTTCTCTATATCATGCTGTGTGTGG TGTTTTTGATTGCATGTAAACCACCAGTTTACATGGGCCCTGAATACATCACATACTTCAGTGACACAACTATAGAT GAAGAACTACAGCGGGACGGCCGAGTGACATGGATTGTAGAGTTTTATGCCAACTGGTCTCCAGAGTGTCAGTCATTTGCCCCGATATTTGCTGAATTGTCACTTAA GTATAGCTGCATAAACCTCAAATTTGGAAAAGTGGATATTGGACAATATGGAGAGGTGGCCACGAG GTACAGGATAAATCCATCGCCCCTCTCCAAGCAGTTGCCCTCTCTATTGCTATTGCAGGGTGGACGGGAATTCATGCGTCGCCCCCAGGTGGACAACAAGGGAAGGGCCGTTGCATGGAGTTTCACAGAG GAAAATATAATTCGAGAGTTCaacctaaatgagatatttaaaaaatgtaagaaacACAGCAAAGGAGAGAAAGTGGAGGAACCAATGGAACTTCAGGAGGAGGGTCCTGATGCTGAAGAAGAGCCAATCTCTTTAGATGGCACAAAGGAACAAGAGagtaaaaaagacaaataa
- the med19a gene encoding mediator of RNA polymerase II transcription subunit 19-A: MTEIFSTLFGQNDAQPPPGQTALGFVSGKPPPPTPPNQAPTGAQISVQLGDEGPTLRKPGAMNEPFYLLRELPVGNDLTGNTNLITHYNLEHAYNKFCGKKVKEKLSNFLPELPGMIDCPGIQDGSSLRSLIEKPPVCGNSFSPITGASLTGFRLHTGPLPEQYRLMHIQPPKKKSKHKHRNHRPQDPLPPETPLDSDPKKKKKKRDDDPDRKKKKKDKKKKKNRHSPDHPGLTGSQPNSNSLR; the protein is encoded by the exons ATGACGGAAATATTTTCAACTCTGTTCGGACAAAACGACGCACAGCCGCCCCCGGGGCAGACTGCTCTGGGGTTTGTTTCCGGGAAACCTCCTCCACCTACGCCGCCAAACCAAGCTCCTACTGGGGCTCAGATTTCAGTACAGCTCGGGGATGAAGGGCCTACGCTACGTAAACCCGGAGCTATGAATGAGCCATTCTATTTACTGCGAGAGCTGCCCG TTGGAAATGACCTGACGGGAAACACGAACCTCATCACGCATTATAATCTCGAGCACGCTTATAATAAATTCTGCGGCAAGAAAGTGAAGGAGAAGCTGAGTAACTTTTTACCAGAGTTACCAG GTATGATAGACTGTCCAGGGATTCAGGATGGAAGTTCTTTGCGTTCTCTCATAGAGAAACCTCCAGTGTGTGGAAACTCTTTTAGCCCTATAACCGGAGCTTCACTCACTGGATTTAGACTACACACTGGCCCG CTTCCAGAGCAATACAGACTTATGCACATACAGCCGCCAAAGAAAAAGagcaaacacaaacacagaaatCATCGACCTCAGGACCCATTACCACCAG AGACCCCTTTAGATTCTGACcccaagaagaagaagaaaaagaggGATGATGACCCTGATCGtaagaagaaaaagaaagacaaaaagaagaaaaag AATCGACACAGTCCTGATCATCCTGGTCTTACTGGCTCTCAACCTAACAGCAACAGCCTGAGATAA